In Strigops habroptila isolate Jane chromosome 16, bStrHab1.2.pri, whole genome shotgun sequence, a genomic segment contains:
- the C16H1orf174 gene encoding UPF0688 protein C1orf174 homolog isoform X2 — MLRLWPAGSWSPFAHRFPSGAERLHKMASAGSRALPKMAAGGARGRSRTGTPGSALPGRRQRLPGCCAEGSLEGGSAAAASAQPAGEAPPAARRQPRGGPQTPGQKAAERRPSKRLKTEHPDLVKSEPEGLACGSGNLAALGETPKTADGDQRSEDPGGHDIIQQKKGESLPESNEEKWEKEHNASHKPRAVKSSSAPSKMDSGEDMHTRVCSEESSCEGVLSDGSGSEDADLPKKPMRLDSSAFLDEDSNQPMPMDRFFGDVEFLQDLPAVALPSTTMSRRECRKLHFIAKEEEEEEDVV, encoded by the exons ATGCTCCGCTTGTGGCCAGCGGGGTCCTGGTCTCCCTTCGCCCACCGCTTCCCCTCCGGAGCCGAGCGGCTCCACAAGATGGCGAGCGCGGGCTCCCGGGCCCTccccaagatggcggcgggcGGAGCGCGGGGCCGGAGCCGCACCGGGACCCCCGGCTCGGCTCTGCcggggcggcggcagcggctgcCCGGGTGCTGTGCGGAGGGGTCCCTGGAgggcgggagcgcggcggccGCCTCTGCTCAGCCCGCGGGGGAAGCGCCGCCGGCGGCCCGGCGCCAGCCGCGGGGCGGCCCCCAGACGCCGGGCCAG aaagcagctgagagGCGACCCTCAAAGAGGCTAAAAACTGAGCACCCCGATCTAGTAAAATCTGAACCAGAAGGACTTGCATGTGGAAGTGGAAACCTTGCTGCATTGGGGGAAACACCTAAAACAGCTGATGGGGATCAACGTTCAGAGGATCCAGGAGGCCATGATataattcaacagaaaaaaggTGAAAGCCTTCCAGAGAGTAAcgaagagaaatgggaaaaggagCATAATGCATCTCACAAGCCACGTGCGGTGAAATCAAGCAGTGCTCCATCAAAAATGGACAGTGGTGAAGACATGCATACTCGTGTGTGCAGTGAAGAGAGCAGCTGTGAGGGTGTACTTTCTGATGGGTCTGGCTCGGAGGACGCTGATCTCCCAAAGAAGCCGATGCGGCTGGACAGCAGCGCCTTCTTGGATGAAGACAGCAACCAGCCGATGCCCATGGACCGGTTCTTTGGAGATGTTGAGTTTTTGCAG gatcTCCCAGCAGTTGCACTCCCCAGCACCACGATGAGCAGGCGAGAATGCAGAAAGCTACATTTCATtgcaaaggaagaggaggaggaagaggatgttGTCTAA
- the DFFB gene encoding DNA fragmentation factor subunit beta isoform X4: MAEPLRAFRVRGRGNPQKFGVAAGSLRGLLRKGCRLLQLPLPGSRLCLYEDGTELTESYFRALPPQTELVLLGPGESWQGCECAGAGRRCRFALAAGASDIERLLAAFYTQREAVVEAARKLLTDERAPRRQRLLADLIHNLSENILAEDKEEDEKWFEGLESRFKNKSSYMRYSCESRIRSYMKEVSSFISNVHPTARDAYKRITDLMADKLKSVKYNGCYFDRREEEEGARLCTTEGWFSCQGPFDRDDCPCKHSINPYSNRESRILFSTWNLDHIIEKKRAVVPELAEAVKTQDGREVNWEYFYQLLFTVDNLKLVHIACHKKTNHNLSCDKTKIYKRRKHNHRIS; the protein is encoded by the exons ATGGCGGAGCCGCTCCGCGCTTTCCGGGTGCGCGGGCGCGGTAACCCGCAGAAGTTCGGGGTGGCGGCCGGGAGCCTGCGCGGGCTGCTGCGGAAGGGCTGCCGCCTGCTGCAG CTTCCCTTGCCAGGCAGCCGGCTTTGCCTCTACGAGGATGGGACGGAGCTGACCGAGAGCTACTTCCGCGCCCTGCCGCCGCAGACcgagctggtgctgctgggtcCTGGAGAGAGCTGGCAGGGCTGTGAGtgcgccggggccgggcg CCGGTGCCGCTTCGCCCTTGCCGCAGGTGCCAGCGATATCGAGCGGTTGCTCGCCGCCTTCTACACCCAGCGGGAGGCGGTGGTGGAGGCCGCTCGGAAGCTGCTCACCGATGAGCGGGCTCCCCggaggcagaggctgctggcGGATCTCATCCACAACCTGAGCGAGAACATCCTGGCCGAGgataaggaggaggatgagaagTGGTTTGAAG GTCTAGAGTCTCGCTTTAAGAACAAGTCAAGCTACATGCGATACAGTTGTGAAAGCAGAATACGGAGCTACATGAAAGAG GTTAGCAGCTTTATTTCAAACGTTCATCCTACAGCAAGAGATGCGTATAAAAGGATCACTGACCTGATGGCAGATAAACTGAAATCTGTGAAATACAACGGGTGCTACTTTgacaggagggaggaggaggagggagcccGCCTGTGCACCACAGAGGGGTGGTTCTCCTGTCAG GGACCTTTCGACAGAGATGACTGCCCGTGTAAGCATTCCATCAACCCCTACAGCAACAGGGAGAGCAGAATCCTCTTCAGCACCTGGAATCTTGATCACAT AATAGAGAAGAAACGTGCTGTTGTCCCAGAACTGGCAGAAGCTGTCAAAACACAAGATGGAAGGGAAGTGAACTGGGAATACTTCTATCAGCTGCTGTTTACTGTGGATAATTTAAAACTTGTACATATTGCTTGCCATAAGAAAACCAATCATAACCTCAGCTGTGACAAAACTAAAATTTACAAGAGAAGGAAGCACAACCACAGGATTTCATAG
- the DFFB gene encoding DNA fragmentation factor subunit beta isoform X1 has protein sequence MATPRPTPRMSVRPGRGRPLRSGRLRGGSAAGGWRSRSALSGCAGAVTRRSSGWRPGACAGCCGRAAACCRCGPGAAARGLGPARPHPPWGQLPLPGSRLCLYEDGTELTESYFRALPPQTELVLLGPGESWQGCASDIERLLAAFYTQREAVVEAARKLLTDERAPRRQRLLADLIHNLSENILAEDKEEDEKWFEGLESRFKNKSSYMRYSCESRIRSYMKEVSSFISNVHPTARDAYKRITDLMADKLKSVKYNGCYFDRREEEEGARLCTTEGWFSCQGPFDRDDCPCKHSINPYSNRESRILFSTWNLDHIIEKKRAVVPELAEAVKTQDGREVNWEYFYQLLFTVDNLKLVHIACHKKTNHNLSCDKTKIYKRRKHNHRIS, from the exons ATGGCAACGCCGCGCCCAACGCCGCGCATGAGCGTTCGCCCGGGCCGGGGCCGTCCCCTCCGCTCGGGGCGCCTgcgcggcgggagcgcggccgGAGGATGGCGGAGCCGCTCCGCGCTTTCCGGGTGCGCGGGCGCGGTAACCCGCAGAAGTTCGGGGTGGCGGCCGGGAGCCTGCGCGGGCTGCTGCGGAAGGGCTGCCGCCTGCTGCAGGTGCGGGCCGGGGGCCGCGGCGCGGGGCCTTGGTCCCGCCCGTCCTCACCCGCCCTGGGGGCAGCTTCCCTTGCCAGGCAGCCGGCTTTGCCTCTACGAGGATGGGACGGAGCTGACCGAGAGCTACTTCCGCGCCCTGCCGCCGCAGACcgagctggtgctgctgggtcCTGGAGAGAGCTGGCAGGGCT GTGCCAGCGATATCGAGCGGTTGCTCGCCGCCTTCTACACCCAGCGGGAGGCGGTGGTGGAGGCCGCTCGGAAGCTGCTCACCGATGAGCGGGCTCCCCggaggcagaggctgctggcGGATCTCATCCACAACCTGAGCGAGAACATCCTGGCCGAGgataaggaggaggatgagaagTGGTTTGAAG GTCTAGAGTCTCGCTTTAAGAACAAGTCAAGCTACATGCGATACAGTTGTGAAAGCAGAATACGGAGCTACATGAAAGAG GTTAGCAGCTTTATTTCAAACGTTCATCCTACAGCAAGAGATGCGTATAAAAGGATCACTGACCTGATGGCAGATAAACTGAAATCTGTGAAATACAACGGGTGCTACTTTgacaggagggaggaggaggagggagcccGCCTGTGCACCACAGAGGGGTGGTTCTCCTGTCAG GGACCTTTCGACAGAGATGACTGCCCGTGTAAGCATTCCATCAACCCCTACAGCAACAGGGAGAGCAGAATCCTCTTCAGCACCTGGAATCTTGATCACAT AATAGAGAAGAAACGTGCTGTTGTCCCAGAACTGGCAGAAGCTGTCAAAACACAAGATGGAAGGGAAGTGAACTGGGAATACTTCTATCAGCTGCTGTTTACTGTGGATAATTTAAAACTTGTACATATTGCTTGCCATAAGAAAACCAATCATAACCTCAGCTGTGACAAAACTAAAATTTACAAGAGAAGGAAGCACAACCACAGGATTTCATAG
- the DFFB gene encoding DNA fragmentation factor subunit beta isoform X3, translating into MAEPLRAFRLPLPGSRLCLYEDGTELTESYFRALPPQTELVLLGPGESWQGCASDIERLLAAFYTQREAVVEAARKLLTDERAPRRQRLLADLIHNLSENILAEDKEEDEKWFEGLESRFKNKSSYMRYSCESRIRSYMKEVSSFISNVHPTARDAYKRITDLMADKLKSVKYNGCYFDRREEEEGARLCTTEGWFSCQGPFDRDDCPCKHSINPYSNRESRILFSTWNLDHIIEKKRAVVPELAEAVKTQDGREVNWEYFYQLLFTVDNLKLVHIACHKKTNHNLSCDKTKIYKRRKHNHRIS; encoded by the exons ATGGCGGAGCCGCTCCGCGCTTTCCGG CTTCCCTTGCCAGGCAGCCGGCTTTGCCTCTACGAGGATGGGACGGAGCTGACCGAGAGCTACTTCCGCGCCCTGCCGCCGCAGACcgagctggtgctgctgggtcCTGGAGAGAGCTGGCAGGGCT GTGCCAGCGATATCGAGCGGTTGCTCGCCGCCTTCTACACCCAGCGGGAGGCGGTGGTGGAGGCCGCTCGGAAGCTGCTCACCGATGAGCGGGCTCCCCggaggcagaggctgctggcGGATCTCATCCACAACCTGAGCGAGAACATCCTGGCCGAGgataaggaggaggatgagaagTGGTTTGAAG GTCTAGAGTCTCGCTTTAAGAACAAGTCAAGCTACATGCGATACAGTTGTGAAAGCAGAATACGGAGCTACATGAAAGAG GTTAGCAGCTTTATTTCAAACGTTCATCCTACAGCAAGAGATGCGTATAAAAGGATCACTGACCTGATGGCAGATAAACTGAAATCTGTGAAATACAACGGGTGCTACTTTgacaggagggaggaggaggagggagcccGCCTGTGCACCACAGAGGGGTGGTTCTCCTGTCAG GGACCTTTCGACAGAGATGACTGCCCGTGTAAGCATTCCATCAACCCCTACAGCAACAGGGAGAGCAGAATCCTCTTCAGCACCTGGAATCTTGATCACAT AATAGAGAAGAAACGTGCTGTTGTCCCAGAACTGGCAGAAGCTGTCAAAACACAAGATGGAAGGGAAGTGAACTGGGAATACTTCTATCAGCTGCTGTTTACTGTGGATAATTTAAAACTTGTACATATTGCTTGCCATAAGAAAACCAATCATAACCTCAGCTGTGACAAAACTAAAATTTACAAGAGAAGGAAGCACAACCACAGGATTTCATAG
- the CEP104 gene encoding centrosomal protein of 104 kDa encodes MPHKIGFIVVSSSGHEDGFSAKELMVHAPTVNGWRSPRLCQYPQEIVLQLVERCRIRKLQLLAHQYMISSKIEFYISESLPEYFAPYQSERFHRLGYVPLSDNEKTDFKARELKSVYMDAVGQYLKLIFHKNYVNKYNLYGQVALVAINIIGDPADYSDDSTNSPSREKLIDQYLGIKSDDPALDGTYLGKRDSISPLDDLAFDMYQDPEVAQIVRRLDEKKREAVHHERYDYAKKLKQAIADLQKVGERLGRYEVEKRCAVEKEDYDLAKKKKQQMEAYRLKVYQQLELHDLLDAELLIRKPSELPSEPMTYTDNLQRTKVANSPPCEHTEPPKGEPWSAEPLLEERTADPASAEPAVPHQSPPPPETHPTTSREVFPKENVQFLPYDETPLPAIRKQSDGAVAYLEPGMAEEHVGDTPRSGITGEPEPLNEKALREASPAVEVFGEALVSGAFSKTWSYREDALLAVYKKLMEVSVTTPKEDLKNMLRAAIFLVRRAIKDLVPSVFQASLKLLKMIITQYIPKHKLGKLETSHCVEKTLPNLLSRTGDSSSRLRLVASNFIQEMALCSEVKPLQIVPVHLVQPLKPNSPTHLAMSQVELVQCLVEDMGTENSGFTISNVMKFATGALEHRVYEVRDVALHIIFDMYRKHRAAVLEYLPPEDATIRKTVLYKTLFDGFTKIDGRLSEAEIRAQRKAAREEAEKQKKEEIKVLQGQLAALKEVQAEVQAGKEKDSDFQKLKTQGYQVKESPQSATVEIPDNRSSVANYLDNLCIFCGERDESFTEEGLDLHYWKHCRMLTRCEHCKQVVEIASLTEHLLTDCDKKDSFGKCQRCGEALPKDELPKHIKSKTCNSAKPEHVANHCPLCHDNFPPGEEGWKSHLMGCKMNQRRLSILNKTLLVQPGKIGGQYLKKPGPSGTKARSPSIGSKIPIPRGSPNKISGKTYTKR; translated from the exons ATGCCACACAAGATCGGGTTTATAGTTGTTAGTTCATCAGGACACGAAGATGGCTTCAGCGCGAAGGAGCTGATGGTTCACGCACCGACAGTGAACGGGTGGCGATCGCCCAG acTCTGTCAGTATCCACAGGAAATTGTTCTGCAGTTGGTGGAGAGATGTCGAATACGAAAACTGCAGTTGCTTGCTCACCAGTACATGATTTCAAGCAAAATTGAGTTCTACATCAGCGAAAGCTTGCCTGAATACTTTGCTCCTTATCAGTCAGAGAGATTTCACAGACTAGG ttaTGTTCCTCTCTCGGACAACgaaaagactgattttaaaGCACGAGAGTTAAAATCTGTGTACATGGATGCAGTTGGCCAGTACCTGAAGCTGATTTTCCATAAAAATTATGTCAATAAATACAACTTATATGGTCAG GTCGCCCTAGTAGCTATAAACATTATTGGAGATCCAGCAGACTACAGTGATGACAGCACGAACAGT CCTTCCAGAGAGAAGCTGATAGACCAATACTTAGGAATTAAATCAGATGATCCTGCCTTAGATGGGACTTACCTCGG GAAACGCGACTCCATTTCACCTCTGGATGATTTGGCTTTTGACATGTACCAGGATCCAGAAGTTGCTCAGATCGTACGTAGACTGGATGAGAAGAAGCGGGAAGCTGTCCATCACGAGCGCTATGACTACGCCAAGAAACTCAAACAAGCTATTGCAGACCTGCAGAAG GTAGGGGAACGACTGGGGAGGTACGAGGTGGAGAAGCGCTGTGCTGTGGAGAAAGAGGATTATGATCTtgctaaaaagaagaaacagcaaatggaaGCGTATCGCCTGAAGGTGTATCAGCAGCTGGAGCTCCACGACCTCCTGGATGCAGAGCTGTTG atTCGAAAACCATCTGAATTGCCTTCGGAGCCTATGACTTACACCGACAATCTTCAGCGCACAAAAGTTGCAAATTCACCTCCTTGTGAGCACACAGAGCCCCCTAAAGGAGAGCCGTGGAGCGCAGAGCCTCTGCTGGAAGAGAGGACAGCAGATCCCGCTTCTGCTGAGCCTGCTGTTCCCCACCAGTCCCCTCCTCCTCCCGAGACTCATCCCACAACCTCTAGGGAAGTGTTTCCCAAAGAAAAT GTTCAATTTTTACCTTATGATGAGACGCCTCTTCCAGCCATCCGGAAGCAGTCTGATGGAGCCGTCGCGTACCTTGAGCCAGGGATGGCTGAAGAGCATGTTGGTGATACTCCAAGAAGTGGCATTACTGGGGAACCAGAACCATTAAATGAGAAGGCGCTGAGGGAGGCCAGCCCCGCTGTTGAAGTGTTTGGAGAAGCTTTG GTTTCAGGAGCTTTTTCCAAAACCTGGTCATATCGAGAGGATGCCTTGCTTGCTGTGTATAAGAAGCTGATGGAAGTGTCAGTAACCACTCCAAAGGAGGATTTAAAGAACATGCTGAGGGCTGCCATTTTCCTTGTGAGGAGAGCCATCAAAGACTTAGTGCCTTCG GTTTTTCAAGCTTCCCTGAAACTTCTAAAAATGATCATTACCCAATATATACCAAAACATAAACTGGGAAAGCTGGAAACTTCTCATTGTGTGGAAAAAACGCTGCCAAATTTGCTTTCTAGAACAGGAGACTCTTCATCCCGTCTTCGCCTTGTGGCTTCTAACTTTATTCAG GAAATGGCACTGTGCAGTGAGGTCAAACCTCTTCAGATTGTTCCAGTTCATTTGGTTCAACCATTAAAACCCAACTCCCCAACACATCTGGCGATGAGTCAAGTGGAATTAGTGCAATGCCTCGTGGAAGACATGGGAACTGAAAACTCTGGGTTTACCATCAGCAACGTCATGAAG TTTGCAACAGGAGCTTTGGAACACCGAGTTTATGAAGTCCGCGATGTGGCGTTGCACATCATCTTTGACATGTACAGgaagcacagggctgctgtgctggaatATCTGCCTCCAGAGGATGCAACCATTCGTAAGACTGTTCTCTATAAAACACTCTTCGATGGATTCACCAAAATAGATGGCAgactttctgaagctgaaatcagG GCACAGAGGAAGGCAGCAAGagaagaagcagagaaacagaagaaggaagaaataaaagtccTGCAAGGTCAGCTGGCAGCTCTGAAGGAGGTGCAAGCAGAAGTTCAAGCTGGAAAG GAGAAAGACTCTGACTTTCAGAAGCTAAAGACTCAAG GTTACCAGGTAAAGGAAAGCCCACAGTCTGCAACGGTGGAGATTCCAGACAATCGTTCCTCTGTTGCAAATTACTTGGATAA cttATGTATTTTTTGTGGTGAACGGGATGAATCCTTCACAGAGGAAGGGTTGGATCTCCATTACTGGAAACACTGCCGTATGCTAACCAGATGTGAGCACTGCAAACAG GTGGTGGAAATAGCCAGCCTGACAGAGCACTTGTTGACTGACTGTGATAAAAAGGACAGCTTTGGGAAATGTCAACGGTGTGGTGAGGCCCTTCCAAAAGATGAGTTGCCGAAACATATTAAGAGCAAGACTTGCAATT CTGCCAAGCCAGAACACGTGGCAAACCATTGCCCATTGTGCCATGACAACTTTCCTCCAGGAGAGGAG GGCTGGAAATCTCACCTGATGGGCTGTAAAATGAATCAGCGGAGGCTCTCCATCTTAAATAAAACTCTTCTAGTGCAGCCTG GCAAAATAGGTGGCCAGTATTTAAAGAAACCAGGTCCTTCAGGAACAAAAGCTCGATCTCCCTCTATAGGAAGCAAGATCCCAATCCCAAGAGGGAGCCCAAATAAAATCAGTGGCAAAACATACACAAAGCGATGA
- the C16H1orf174 gene encoding UPF0688 protein C1orf174 homolog isoform X1 produces the protein MLRLWPAGSWSPFAHRFPSGAERLHKMASAGSRALPKMAAGGARGRSRTGTPGSALPGRRQRLPGCCAEGSLEGGSAAAASAQPAGEAPPAARRQPRGGPQTPGQRSSQKAAERRPSKRLKTEHPDLVKSEPEGLACGSGNLAALGETPKTADGDQRSEDPGGHDIIQQKKGESLPESNEEKWEKEHNASHKPRAVKSSSAPSKMDSGEDMHTRVCSEESSCEGVLSDGSGSEDADLPKKPMRLDSSAFLDEDSNQPMPMDRFFGDVEFLQDLPAVALPSTTMSRRECRKLHFIAKEEEEEEDVV, from the exons ATGCTCCGCTTGTGGCCAGCGGGGTCCTGGTCTCCCTTCGCCCACCGCTTCCCCTCCGGAGCCGAGCGGCTCCACAAGATGGCGAGCGCGGGCTCCCGGGCCCTccccaagatggcggcgggcGGAGCGCGGGGCCGGAGCCGCACCGGGACCCCCGGCTCGGCTCTGCcggggcggcggcagcggctgcCCGGGTGCTGTGCGGAGGGGTCCCTGGAgggcgggagcgcggcggccGCCTCTGCTCAGCCCGCGGGGGAAGCGCCGCCGGCGGCCCGGCGCCAGCCGCGGGGCGGCCCCCAGACGCCGGGCCAG CGTTCttcacagaaagcagctgagagGCGACCCTCAAAGAGGCTAAAAACTGAGCACCCCGATCTAGTAAAATCTGAACCAGAAGGACTTGCATGTGGAAGTGGAAACCTTGCTGCATTGGGGGAAACACCTAAAACAGCTGATGGGGATCAACGTTCAGAGGATCCAGGAGGCCATGATataattcaacagaaaaaaggTGAAAGCCTTCCAGAGAGTAAcgaagagaaatgggaaaaggagCATAATGCATCTCACAAGCCACGTGCGGTGAAATCAAGCAGTGCTCCATCAAAAATGGACAGTGGTGAAGACATGCATACTCGTGTGTGCAGTGAAGAGAGCAGCTGTGAGGGTGTACTTTCTGATGGGTCTGGCTCGGAGGACGCTGATCTCCCAAAGAAGCCGATGCGGCTGGACAGCAGCGCCTTCTTGGATGAAGACAGCAACCAGCCGATGCCCATGGACCGGTTCTTTGGAGATGTTGAGTTTTTGCAG gatcTCCCAGCAGTTGCACTCCCCAGCACCACGATGAGCAGGCGAGAATGCAGAAAGCTACATTTCATtgcaaaggaagaggaggaggaagaggatgttGTCTAA
- the DFFB gene encoding DNA fragmentation factor subunit beta isoform X2 — MAEPLRAFRVRGRGNPQKFGVAAGSLRGLLRKGCRLLQLPLPGSRLCLYEDGTELTESYFRALPPQTELVLLGPGESWQGCASDIERLLAAFYTQREAVVEAARKLLTDERAPRRQRLLADLIHNLSENILAEDKEEDEKWFEGLESRFKNKSSYMRYSCESRIRSYMKEVSSFISNVHPTARDAYKRITDLMADKLKSVKYNGCYFDRREEEEGARLCTTEGWFSCQGPFDRDDCPCKHSINPYSNRESRILFSTWNLDHIIEKKRAVVPELAEAVKTQDGREVNWEYFYQLLFTVDNLKLVHIACHKKTNHNLSCDKTKIYKRRKHNHRIS, encoded by the exons ATGGCGGAGCCGCTCCGCGCTTTCCGGGTGCGCGGGCGCGGTAACCCGCAGAAGTTCGGGGTGGCGGCCGGGAGCCTGCGCGGGCTGCTGCGGAAGGGCTGCCGCCTGCTGCAG CTTCCCTTGCCAGGCAGCCGGCTTTGCCTCTACGAGGATGGGACGGAGCTGACCGAGAGCTACTTCCGCGCCCTGCCGCCGCAGACcgagctggtgctgctgggtcCTGGAGAGAGCTGGCAGGGCT GTGCCAGCGATATCGAGCGGTTGCTCGCCGCCTTCTACACCCAGCGGGAGGCGGTGGTGGAGGCCGCTCGGAAGCTGCTCACCGATGAGCGGGCTCCCCggaggcagaggctgctggcGGATCTCATCCACAACCTGAGCGAGAACATCCTGGCCGAGgataaggaggaggatgagaagTGGTTTGAAG GTCTAGAGTCTCGCTTTAAGAACAAGTCAAGCTACATGCGATACAGTTGTGAAAGCAGAATACGGAGCTACATGAAAGAG GTTAGCAGCTTTATTTCAAACGTTCATCCTACAGCAAGAGATGCGTATAAAAGGATCACTGACCTGATGGCAGATAAACTGAAATCTGTGAAATACAACGGGTGCTACTTTgacaggagggaggaggaggagggagcccGCCTGTGCACCACAGAGGGGTGGTTCTCCTGTCAG GGACCTTTCGACAGAGATGACTGCCCGTGTAAGCATTCCATCAACCCCTACAGCAACAGGGAGAGCAGAATCCTCTTCAGCACCTGGAATCTTGATCACAT AATAGAGAAGAAACGTGCTGTTGTCCCAGAACTGGCAGAAGCTGTCAAAACACAAGATGGAAGGGAAGTGAACTGGGAATACTTCTATCAGCTGCTGTTTACTGTGGATAATTTAAAACTTGTACATATTGCTTGCCATAAGAAAACCAATCATAACCTCAGCTGTGACAAAACTAAAATTTACAAGAGAAGGAAGCACAACCACAGGATTTCATAG